In Vespa velutina chromosome 1, iVesVel2.1, whole genome shotgun sequence, the genomic stretch gtgttcgtactaacttttctttctttttatagaataCAACGGATTCTAATACCatcgttaaagaaaatttaaccaTACCGTCTGACTCAACGAagctattattgttgttgaaTGAAATTGCTCAAAAACTTACCGATGCTTTTGACAAACAGGACGCGTACTTCGAAATATTTGACGATGTATTAACGGAAAAGGTTAGAATGTttcaaaaaaatctttttacattaatcattttcaaaagtaTATCATAGAATTGTACTCATACCTTATAGCTTGAAACAATGTCTATCACAACTTCGTTAGAAGGCAAAGCTATACGCGTTGAAAATGTTCCACTCTTTTCGAAATTTCCAACATGGACATCTTCAGCGATACCACTTTcggaagacgaagaagaagtgcCAACGAGAAATACTTTGAAAAGACAAGCACAATTATTAGTCGATACAAAAAGTCGAAGAAAAGGATTGGGtttcaaaagataaaattttctcgacttattattactattattattattactattattattattattattattattattattattattattattattactattattattatctatctatctttttctccatttattaatgaaattaatcgtaCGTAGAATTGTTAAATATCGGAACACCATATTGAATTGCAAGTATTGCTTAAGTACAtctcatataaatttaaaaatgactaCGCTAATGATGACAAAGTTAATAACTAATatcacttttaataatatttattttatgatactAGCACATtatcctaaaaaaaaatttgtgaaaaattataatatatgaagtattcaatagaataattaattaacaaaacttGTAATCAAAGAAAATCAACGAATACTGGTAGAGTCATATTCACTTCCAAACTATAAATGGAatgttgtgtgtatatattaatttgtattaaatatgcCGGCAAAAGTACAAAATAAGGTTTTAATATACGAAGgatgtaattatttaagatatcgtcttttattatcaacattGTCAGGAAAACCAgtacgtattattaatattagaacTAAAGAAGATGATCCTGGATTAAAAGGTTAGATTTGAGGTTATACATGTGTTgtgtttgaaattaaattgtatactaatacatagtatatatTGTTACAGAATATGAGATAAGCTTCATACGTTTATTGGATAAAATTACTAATGGTACTAGAGTAGAATTAAACGAAACGGGtacttctttatattataatcctGGTTTATTAAATGGCGGAGAGCTAGAACATGATTGCAGCTTGCAGCGTGGAATTGGATATTATTTAGAAGCTGTCATTATTTTAGGACCTTTTTGTAAAAAACCTATTGATATCAAACTTAGAGGAGTCACGAGTAATACATTGggtatgtaattttttaagtgCAAGTATATAACATAGTTTATCTTTTTAtgacatttcttttatatattttaaacagaTCCATCTGTGGATAGAATTAAAGCAGCATGTATACCAttgttaaaaagatttatagtAGATACAGATATTGAACTTACtattaaaaagagaggaatGGCACCGTTAGGAGGTGGAGAAATACATTTCAAATGTCCACTTTGTCGTACTCTCAAATCTGTAcaggtaatttttattttcaagcatcgttatatcttatatagatatatatctatataaaatatattatttcaaaattgatattattctatcttctataaattcatatatttattattcgtagcTTCAAAATAGTGGTATGGTAAAACGTATTAGAGGAGTTTCTTGTAGCGTACGTGTTTCACCAGCAATTGCCAATCGTATGGTTGAATCAGCCAAAGGcgtattgttaaaatttttaccagatatatacatacatacggaTCACTGTAGAGGTGCAGTTAGTGGCAAATCACCAggtatttatcaaatattatttaataagtttactatttttaatattttatgctGCTATAATATAGATTACACATACATCAGGTTTTGCAATAAGTTTGACAGCTGAAACAACCAATGGTATTTTTCTCAGTGGAGAAGCTTGTTCACCTTTAATGATAACAGGTTCTTTACCTTGTGTACCAGAAGATCTTGGAAAAGAAGCAGCTATGATGTTACTTGATGAAATTTAtcggtaaaaataaaaagaatttatattcgacctttatattaaagaaattaaaataaatgtttaaacacACTGTCTGACTTAATTCTAGAAATGGATGTGTGGATTCTCCATTTCAAAGTATGGCAGCAATGTTTATGGTACTTGGTAAAAAGGATGTGTCCAAAATTGTAACAGGGCCTTTAACCCAATCAATGTAAGTagtatattattgtaaacaaTGTATAATAGactaatgatttaattatatttgtataggATACAATTTTTAAGAGATTTACGAGATTTTCTCGGTACAGTTTTTAAAATTGAGcatattaaagaagaagatgaaataaaGGAGCAAGTAATGTTGACTTGTGTTGGTATAGGTTATACTAATTTGAGTAAACGtactttgtaaaatatttatattagaaatattttttaaaatatagcatttttctaatttctaaattgtaaatacaaaattattaaaaattgtacatattatattcattacctacatatatattttcaacatattacacgttatttttataatataaaatcttgcAAGTACAATGGTTTATCTGGCCaagaaataaacaattctCTCTTCAATTGGTTCCAAGTATTTTGATATTGAACAGACAATTGCTTGCAATCATaatatgtaattttctttGGATGGAATATAtccgttttaatatttttatacttatcacaaatttttaaacatgTTTCTAGAAGAGCACGTCTACTAATAAGTAAGTTATggcccttcttttttttagttacTCCTTGCTTTCTGCCTTGTACCGCTATTTCTAAATCACTGtagatattttatgaattattactgctattgttattatcatttacaacagatttttgttttatatatatatatatatataaatataaacctGTTTCTCACAGCACACCATATGATACTTGATGGACAtggatttattctttttccttcttttctctgaGCAAAAGCAATGTCTGCTTGAAAGATTTTAggaatatgtaatttattactAAATCTTTTAGATAAACCACGTTCCATGGCTTCTAGTGAGAAAGGGCAGCCCTTACCAATAGTAATACTTTCCAATTTTATTCTTGaaattaacaatgataaaagtGAACCTTGTATTCCAATAATATTCCATCTACAACATTatgatatatctaatatataattatattttttcttcagttATTACATTTCTaggtaaattatttatcacatACTTTGCCATTTTATCTGAACACGATAAACTTAATGTGGGATCTCCTCTACCAGGTTTTGTTCGTAATGGACCAGTTATATGATAATTAGCTCCTGGTAACTTGGGATCTTGATGTTGTTCagtttttaaacattttgcTCCTGTTCTATGTATGTCTGTATTTGTTTCACTAACAGATAATTCTAAtgtcatcttttctttatcatcatgCATTgtctttctaatttttgtaggacattctttctcgtttatgTCATCCTTAGGAAGTATAGAACAATCTCCACAAGGACTTTGACtggagaaaaaatgaaatgatatgCTAGGAtacatttctaatttattctctttgtttaggaataaaatattacttttaaaacCATTTAATACAATATCTATTTGATCGTACAAATAACGTAAAAAGGCACGTCTTGCGAGTATTTCTGCATGAGAATCACTCAATCTAGAACCTCTTTCGTGCGGAGCAGTTTTAACCAATTCAGACTCTCCTAAACACTTTGTACCTGTAGCAAGTGATACTACAGATAAAGATTCACATTCTGTTTTCAAAAGGATTCCTGACAATATCGTCCATTCGTTATCTGTTGGTTTCCCAcctttttttaatccattatatttttcaatacaaaGTTTTGCTACTTTATTCGGAAAATCGTTCATTGtacttttttaatacttataatcgtattaactgatataatttataattcaatatattatttttatccgcttaattttattaataaacattttttggATCCCATGCATATTTAATTTGTGGgagatttgataaaattttcatttgttttgcatcaataataaaatttaaatttatattatctcgtatatgttctttttttacagcCTTAGGAATGACACctaagaaaattacaaaataaaattactttataaataatatctgacaataattaatattaataatagcatAGTTACCAATGCCTTGTTGTAAAGCccatttcaataataatcttGCTGGAGATACATTAAGTTTTGAAGCAATATCATTAACAACAGGATCTTTAAGAAGATTTGTATTGATACTTGTACCTAAAGAGGAATATGCTTGTATATGTATTCCTTCCgcattacaaaatttaattaattcttcttgACGATAATGTGGGTGACATTCTACCTGTATATTcaggataaagaaataaatacatcaTATAATGATGAACATTAGATTAAAAGATGTTGCATTTAACATACTTGATTAACTGTAGGTTTTAcaccataataattattcagtAATTGTTTTAAATGATCTACAGTATAATTAGAAACACCAATAGATCTTATTAAACCTTGTTTATGTAGTTCTACTAGTTTTTCCCAGGTACAATCACGcaaatctttattttgttgAGAACTTTCAGGAATACGTGCAGCTCCAGGCCAatgtatcaaatataaatcaatataagaAAGACCAAGAGATTTGAGAGATTTTAAAATGGATCTTTGTATACCTTCCGGATCTCCATTTTCATTAGGtgctttataaaaaaaaaaaaaaaaaaaaaaacaatatatataatttaatatttaacaattattattacaatatcactaaaacaaaaacaaaaaaaagattcttgTTTGAAATCATACCTAATTTAGTAGTGATAAAgatatcttctcttttaagATTATATTTGGGCAATAATTCCTTTAAAGCATCACCAATATCTTCCTCATTTCTATATACTACTGCTGTATCTGAATAATAAGAAtcaaatcatataaaaatataagaattttaaatgagaatattaaaattattataaataagaaaatataaatatatcactcAATAGACTTACCAATCGATTTAAAACCTACTTTCAAGCTTTCATCGATTACCTCATAAATAGTTTCTTTGCCATGTATTTTATAAGTTCCAACTGAAAATGGAACATAcagcaaataaaataattaccgtaatacaatatatatttcatgtgtttttaatcaaatttattgtaattgataaaaaaaaaaaatttttaagttatcaatattattatatcttattttagaAGCATGCTCACTTCCAATAAGTGGCATACTATAACCACTTGAAAGTTGAATACATTCATTTACAATACTCATACTTTAATTTGTttactaattatataaaaagagaaattataaattacatgcAACTGGT encodes the following:
- the LOC124949201 gene encoding RNA 3'-terminal phosphate cyclase-like protein, whose product is MPAKVQNKVLIYEGCNYLRYRLLLSTLSGKPVRIINIRTKEDDPGLKEYEISFIRLLDKITNGTRVELNETGTSLYYNPGLLNGGELEHDCSLQRGIGYYLEAVIILGPFCKKPIDIKLRGVTSNTLDPSVDRIKAACIPLLKRFIVDTDIELTIKKRGMAPLGGGEIHFKCPLCRTLKSVQLQNSGMVKRIRGVSCSVRVSPAIANRMVESAKGVLLKFLPDIYIHTDHCRGAVSGKSPGFAISLTAETTNGIFLSGEACSPLMITGSLPCVPEDLGKEAAMMLLDEIYRNGCVDSPFQSMAAMFMVLGKKDVSKIVTGPLTQSMIQFLRDLRDFLGTVFKIEHIKEEDEIKEQVMLTCVGIGYTNLSKRTL
- the LOC124949208 gene encoding glyoxal reductase isoform X1, producing MSIVNECIQLSSGYSMPLIGIGTYKIHGKETIYEVIDESLKVGFKSIDTAVVYRNEEDIGDALKELLPKYNLKREDIFITTKLAPNENGDPEGIQRSILKSLKSLGLSYIDLYLIHWPGAARIPESSQQNKDLRDCTWEKLVELHKQGLIRSIGVSNYTVDHLKQLLNNYYGVKPTVNQVECHPHYRQEELIKFCNAEGIHIQAYSSLGTSINTNLLKDPVVNDIASKLNVSPARLLLKWALQQGIGVIPKAVKKEHIRDNINLNFIIDAKQMKILSNLPQIKYAWDPKNVY
- the LOC124949208 gene encoding NADPH-dependent aldo-keto reductase, chloroplastic isoform X2, which codes for MTVWSPYLKPVAFGTYKIHGKETIYEVIDESLKVGFKSIDTAVVYRNEEDIGDALKELLPKYNLKREDIFITTKLAPNENGDPEGIQRSILKSLKSLGLSYIDLYLIHWPGAARIPESSQQNKDLRDCTWEKLVELHKQGLIRSIGVSNYTVDHLKQLLNNYYGVKPTVNQVECHPHYRQEELIKFCNAEGIHIQAYSSLGTSINTNLLKDPVVNDIASKLNVSPARLLLKWALQQGIGVIPKAVKKEHIRDNINLNFIIDAKQMKILSNLPQIKYAWDPKNVY
- the LOC124949194 gene encoding tRNA-specific adenosine deaminase 1, giving the protein MNDFPNKVAKLCIEKYNGLKKGGKPTDNEWTILSGILLKTECESLSVVSLATGTKCLGESELVKTAPHERGSRLSDSHAEILARRAFLRYLYDQIDIVLNGFKSNILFLNKENKLEMYPSISFHFFSSQSPCGDCSILPKDDINEKECPTKIRKTMHDDKEKMTLELSVSETNTDIHRTGAKCLKTEQHQDPKLPGANYHITGPLRTKPGRGDPTLSLSCSDKMAKWNIIGIQGSLLSLLISRIKLESITIGKGCPFSLEAMERGLSKRFSNKLHIPKIFQADIAFAQRKEGKRINPCPSSIIWCAVRNSDLEIAVQGRKQGVTKKKKGHNLLISRRALLETCLKICDKYKNIKTDIFHPKKITYYDCKQLSVQYQNTWNQLKRELFISWPDKPLYLQDFIL